The stretch of DNA ACGAAAAGCTTAAAACAGCTCAATTTACCACCGTTCCCTTGGTCTGCCATCAGGAAATACAGGAACAGCTGCCTTGCCATTGGCTGAACCATCAGCATTTTTCATAGTAACCTTGACTTCTTGTGGACTTGAGTCATCATCTGCAAAGTCTGGTGGCGCGTCATCATTCTCACCAAACCAACCATCACCCCATTGGTAGTCAGCATCCGACTTGCCACCAGAAAGTTCACTGATCAAATCTTCCATATCAGACAGtccctcatcatcatcatattCTTCGTCACTTCTTTCATTTGACAACTGTGCTGCTCCATTGGCTCCCACGGCTTCCTCACTGGTCCAAGCACCACCTCTTCTAGGGAAGCGCGGGACAGCAACGAGAGCCCTCATTTTCTCCTTAAGCAGCACCAGCTTGTTCTTCTCAACCAGCTGTGAGTCCTTGTATGCTTCGCGGAGGAAGACTGAGTCCCTATCCCCTTTGAATGATACATAAAACATGTCCGGGTGACGAATGATCATGCCCCGGAGGGATTGCGAGAACCGGAACTCCTCCCTGAAGTGCGTCAGGTGATCCACCAATGTGCGCTTCTCAACCGTTAAGCTAAGAATCTCATGAACCACTCCACAAGCATGCTTCTCCTTCTCAGCCGACCCAGACCGCAGGTGTGAGAAGTCAGCATATGGTGAAATATATGGCATTTCATTGAATTGCGCAATCCTGCGTGCCTCTCCCCGCGTCAATTTCAGCCCCTTTGGCAGCTTCACTCGGTTGAATTTTAGTGGCCTGTCAATTATCAAATTCCTCTCCTCAGCTGCCCTTGCCCGATTCTCCTCCTCTGCCAGCTCCGCCGCAGACACCGCCAGCTCGGGGTCCCAATGGGTGAGCTCCAGCCCCGGCCCTCGGTCCATCCGGACGATTCGGAAGTACTGCGGGTACCTGAGGCAGATGGTGTCGCGGAACTCCGGCGGGAGGCCGAGGTCGTGCTTGAGGTGCGCGATCTTCTCGATGAGGATGCGCTTCTCCAGCGACATCATGAGGAGCTTGCGGAGCTTGGTGACGGCGAGGCCCTCGGACTCGTTCTTGAGCTGGAGCTCGTCGAGGTAGAGCCGCTCGGCGGCTGGGGTGAGGCGGAACTTGAGGGAGTAGACGCCCTCCTCGACGACCTCGAAGACACCCGGGAATTTCTTGAGGAGCGCGATGAGGCGGCGCTTGCGGGTGAGGCCGAGGTCGCGGCGGAAGCGGCCGAGGTCGCGGAGGCTCATCACGCGGTCGGGCTGCGTGACGAGAATGTTGCGGAGCTTGAGCACCAGCTTGAGCTTCTTGTCCCGCTGGATCACGTTGTCGAAGGGGACCTCCTTGCGGCGCTTCACGGCGGCctgcgccaccaccaccgccggccgcgggcggaggcgcagcgggaacggcggcggcgtgcgcgggTGGAGCGGGAGCGAGGCCCCGAGGAAGAGGGTCTtgggggccgccgccgccgccgccgggtggAGGGCCGCGGGCGCGGAGGGGAAGGGGAGCAGCAGCTTGGCGTCCATTTCCGCCGCGGGGGTTTGCTTGCCCGCTCGCTCACCCTCGCCGCACCGGGAGTGGTAGGGATAAACCTCTCCGTACTCTTGACGGGTTGGATATTTTGGGTTCTGGACGAGCGATATTTTTGGGGAGGATGTGATTGGGTCTGGCCCAAAATATATGGGCCTATGCTGAGAAGAAGATTCTCTCCCTGGGCTTTGCAATGGACAATGTCATGGGCCTAGCTCGGTTACTGCTCTATCtctttctgtttttttttctggaGCAAACCAACCATGTTTACAGCCTTCAGATTTTCTCACTAGATTGGGAAGGCATTCATTTGAACCCTGCAGATGACAAATGACTGAACTGAACAGCAGCTTGCTCTAGTATTCAAATGGGACTGTCAGTGCACATAATAATACCATTAGAACATGGAATTATCGTCCGAGACAGAGAGCATCCATGAGCAGGAGAGGGCACTTGCTTCCATCTGTCTATATATATCGGATGCGCCAGCGCTCCGCTGCACCAGCACCAGCCGGTCCGATCCGGCCCACGCGCCCCACGCGCGCGGATCGCGGCCTCATGTTGTGGACTTTACGGCACAAGGCGAGGACGTTTTTAATAAGCGAAGGCCCCGGCCGGACGCCTTCCCAGGTTCCCCAACCCCAATGGCAGCTGCGCCATCTTCGCCGACGCGAACGACGGCGACGACAGCCGCGGGGGCACAGTTCCACGAGCAGGAATGTATGGCGGTGGCACTGTGGCAGTACTGTACTATACAATGTCGCCTTCAGTCTTCAGATAGCGCAAGTAGGATATGTTATCTTCTTGAGAACGGGAAACAAGCGAGTGGTCGAAGTGTAGAGCTGCGTTGGACCGCCCATACCGCCATGCCCAATTGCTGGTACCCGTCAAGTCCTCAACCTCACGAGGATAAACGAAGTGCTACGACACAATTCCCCAGGaaaaaagggaaagagaaaTCGAGGAAGATGCATCGCATCGCATGTACTTGTTGTACATCCAGGGAGAGGCAGAGACAGTAACTGGGGAGGGAAAGAGAGCGATGCGATGGAGGAGACGACCGACGATAAGCATCGGCGATGGCCTGGACCAGTGGGAGTACGAGAATATGGGCAATGAATAAAAATCCGGGGCCGGCGCCGCCAGCTCGTGGCCTCACGATTTGTTTGTCATATGGGCCGGAGCCGGACCGAGATCGCGCGGCGGGGAATTGTTTAGAGGCCCCGGGTGGTGGCGGGCAGCGCCCCACGTCGCGGCCGCCGCTGGCGCGACCCGGCACGGagccgggcggccggcggcacgcCGCGCGCAGGGTCGCTCGCCATCCGTCCAACGTCCATCATCAAAGGGCTGGGCTGAAACCATCCGTCACCGGACGCATGGGAGCATTTGGAGCACGTGATGTCATCTCCGACACCAGGATATGGTGCTTGCTGCCGTTGGAAAAAACGTACTAGGCAAAAAGGAGAGAAAAAAAGCTTGGCCCTTGACTTCTTTTTTTCCAAGAAAAACCTCAAGTTCTGAAGAGAAAGAATGAAAGTTCGATACGGGCTGTGCTCTTCCTTGGCACCATCACCGCATACGAACCCTCCGCCGTCGTCACTCGTACAGCCACCGTTGCCGGCTGCACACTCACTGGCAAAACCATGCCATGCCATTTCGGGTGTTGCA from Panicum hallii strain FIL2 chromosome 3, PHallii_v3.1, whole genome shotgun sequence encodes:
- the LOC112884947 gene encoding protein WHAT'S THIS FACTOR 1; this translates as MDAKLLLPFPSAPAALHPAAAAAAPKTLFLGASLPLHPRTPPPFPLRLRPRPAVVVAQAAVKRRKEVPFDNVIQRDKKLKLVLKLRNILVTQPDRVMSLRDLGRFRRDLGLTRKRRLIALLKKFPGVFEVVEEGVYSLKFRLTPAAERLYLDELQLKNESEGLAVTKLRKLLMMSLEKRILIEKIAHLKHDLGLPPEFRDTICLRYPQYFRIVRMDRGPGLELTHWDPELAVSAAELAEEENRARAAEERNLIIDRPLKFNRVKLPKGLKLTRGEARRIAQFNEMPYISPYADFSHLRSGSAEKEKHACGVVHEILSLTVEKRTLVDHLTHFREEFRFSQSLRGMIIRHPDMFYVSFKGDRDSVFLREAYKDSQLVEKNKLVLLKEKMRALVAVPRFPRRGGAWTSEEAVGANGAAQLSNERSDEEYDDDEGLSDMEDLISELSGGKSDADYQWGDGWFGENDDAPPDFADDDSSPQEVKVTMKNADGSANGKAAVPVFPDGRPRERW